A single Staphylococcus muscae DNA region contains:
- a CDS encoding CcdC family protein — protein sequence MSYLVFSIIVAFVMGAAVIVVRMKAQQYPVNVKKIILPPVFMSTGALMYVVPYFRLTHTEIVESIVIGVIFSTVLMLTSHFEVKGDEIYLKKSKAFPVVLVSLLVIRTVLKVFLGNSIDAGELAGMFFLLAFSMLLPWRLAMLWRYQQLKKRMLHHTM from the coding sequence TTGAGCTATTTAGTATTTTCAATCATAGTAGCGTTTGTCATGGGGGCTGCTGTGATTGTTGTGCGTATGAAAGCACAACAATATCCAGTGAATGTAAAGAAGATTATTTTACCACCTGTTTTTATGTCGACAGGTGCACTGATGTATGTTGTTCCTTATTTCCGACTGACGCATACAGAAATTGTAGAATCAATTGTAATTGGTGTGATTTTTTCAACAGTATTGATGCTAACATCTCATTTCGAAGTAAAAGGGGATGAGATCTACTTAAAAAAATCAAAAGCTTTCCCTGTTGTACTCGTGTCTTTATTGGTGATTCGTACAGTACTCAAAGTCTTTCTAGGGAACTCTATTGATGCTGGAGAGCTTGCAGGTATGTTTTTCTTGCTTGCATTCAGTATGTTATTACCATGGCGTTTAGCGATGCTGTGGCGATATCAACAGCTAAAAAAACGCATGCTTCATCATACGATGTAG
- a CDS encoding YneF family protein, with product MATWLAILLIVIALIIGLVGGFFLARKYMMDYLKKNPPINEEMLRMMMMQMGQKPSQKKINQMMTMMNKNMEKKM from the coding sequence ATGGCAACATGGTTAGCGATATTATTAATTGTTATTGCACTTATCATCGGTCTTGTTGGTGGATTCTTCTTAGCACGTAAATATATGATGGATTATTTGAAAAAGAACCCACCTATTAATGAAGAGATGTTACGTATGATGATGATGCAGATGGGACAAAAACCATCACAAAAGAAAATCAATCAAATGATGACAATGATGAACAAAAATATGGAAAAGAAAATGTAA